One genomic window of bacterium includes the following:
- a CDS encoding 3-hydroxyacyl-CoA dehydrogenase NAD-binding domain-containing protein, with protein MKAEDVRTVAVVGAGTMGPGMAAVFASHGYETRLTDIKPEVLERAKGTVETVYKVLMGGGFMTEADAEAGRGRLSFTQDTGAAVRGADFIIESIPERLELKHQMLRELESQVPEDAILASNTSGIPITELGKACRFPGRVVGMHWSNPPHLIPVIEVIQGAETSQEVVDAVFRVVERLEMIPVLVRRDVPGFVENRILYAIMREALHLLEEGIASAQDIDTITKWGIGYKLAVIGPLELLDVAGLDIYHAVASYLNRDLSSRSDVSPFIKEKVERGELGIKTGRGLFEYTPEQIPQIMQRRMRLLLASRKALSS; from the coding sequence ATGAAAGCGGAGGATGTCCGCACCGTAGCGGTGGTGGGCGCGGGGACCATGGGGCCAGGCATGGCTGCGGTCTTTGCCAGCCACGGTTACGAGACACGGCTGACCGACATCAAGCCTGAGGTGCTGGAACGGGCCAAAGGAACCGTGGAAACCGTCTACAAGGTGCTCATGGGCGGGGGGTTCATGACCGAGGCGGACGCGGAGGCGGGCCGCGGGCGGCTGAGCTTCACCCAGGACACAGGCGCGGCGGTCCGGGGTGCCGACTTCATTATCGAGTCGATCCCCGAGCGTCTCGAGCTGAAGCATCAGATGCTCCGCGAGTTGGAATCGCAGGTCCCCGAGGACGCCATTCTGGCGTCCAACACGTCCGGGATCCCGATCACGGAGTTGGGGAAGGCCTGCCGGTTCCCCGGCCGGGTGGTGGGCATGCACTGGTCCAACCCGCCGCATCTGATCCCGGTCATCGAGGTAATCCAAGGCGCCGAGACCAGCCAGGAGGTCGTGGACGCCGTGTTCCGTGTGGTGGAGCGGCTGGAGATGATTCCGGTGCTCGTGCGGCGCGACGTGCCAGGGTTCGTGGAGAACCGGATTCTCTACGCCATCATGCGCGAAGCGCTCCACCTGCTGGAGGAAGGGATCGCCAGCGCGCAGGACATCGACACCATCACCAAGTGGGGGATCGGCTACAAGCTGGCGGTGATCGGGCCGCTGGAACTGCTCGACGTGGCGGGGCTGGACATCTACCATGCCGTGGCCAGCTACCTCAACCGTGACCTGAGCAGCCGCAGCGACGTCAGTCCCTTCATCAAGGAGAAGGTGGAGCGCGGCGAGTTGGGCATCAAGACGGGACGCGGCCTGTTCGAGTACACTCCCGAGCAGATTCCGCAGATCATGCAGCGCCGGATGCGGCTACTGTTGGCGTCGCGCAAGGCGCTCTCGTCGTAG
- a CDS encoding SDR family NAD(P)-dependent oxidoreductase produces the protein MPISVRDKVVIITGGAGELGSAMARRLVREGARVVIADVRDGSALVADLRQYGEARYVRADVGEEADTRRLAEETAAAYGRIDVLVNNAGIVTPKPFAEISLADWRARLRVNLDGAFLCTQAVLPAMREQRRGRIINIGSDTVWMGTPGLAHYVASKGGLLALTRALASELGPLGIKTVYVTPTLLDTPGTRQAFLQAHFDYVLNHTPIGRLETPDDVSGLIVFLCSDEADFINGSAINIGGGISMH, from the coding sequence ATGCCGATCAGCGTGCGGGACAAGGTGGTGATCATTACCGGCGGTGCAGGCGAGTTGGGCTCGGCCATGGCCCGGCGGTTGGTGCGCGAGGGCGCCCGCGTCGTCATCGCCGACGTCCGCGATGGATCGGCTCTAGTCGCCGACCTGCGCCAGTATGGCGAGGCCCGCTATGTCCGCGCCGACGTGGGCGAGGAGGCCGATACCCGGCGCCTGGCCGAGGAGACGGCCGCGGCATACGGCCGCATCGATGTTCTGGTGAACAACGCGGGGATCGTAACCCCCAAGCCCTTCGCCGAGATCAGCCTGGCGGACTGGCGGGCACGGCTGCGGGTCAACCTGGACGGCGCATTCCTGTGCACCCAGGCGGTCCTGCCGGCCATGCGCGAGCAGCGCCGGGGCCGCATCATAAACATCGGCTCGGATACCGTGTGGATGGGCACACCGGGCCTCGCCCACTACGTGGCCAGCAAGGGCGGGCTGCTGGCATTGACCCGCGCGCTGGCCTCTGAACTGGGCCCGCTGGGGATTAAGACGGTCTACGTGACACCAACGCTGCTGGACACCCCTGGCACGCGGCAGGCGTTCCTCCAGGCCCACTTCGACTACGTGCTCAACCACACGCCCATCGGGCGACTCGAGACGCCCGACGACGTGAGCGGGCTGATCGTCTTCCTTTGCTCCGACGAGGCGGACTTCATCAATGGGTCTGCCATCAACATTGGCGGGGGAATCAGCATGCACTGA
- a CDS encoding (2Fe-2S)-binding protein: MDERSEAPARRRIALVVNGNPVEAEIEPRELLLDFLRHRLGLMGAKRSCDVQVCGSCTVLLDGEPVSACCTLAYEARDRQVLTIEGLADAGRLHVLQEAFIEHAAVQCGFCTSGMILTSLELLREVPAPVPEQVRSHLKGNLCRCTGYRRIIDAVVDAGRRLAAEGASS; this comes from the coding sequence ATGGACGAACGTAGTGAGGCGCCCGCACGGCGCCGCATCGCGCTGGTGGTCAACGGCAATCCAGTGGAGGCGGAGATCGAGCCGCGCGAGCTGCTGCTGGACTTTCTGCGCCACCGCCTCGGCCTGATGGGTGCAAAGCGATCCTGCGACGTGCAGGTGTGCGGGTCGTGTACCGTGCTGCTGGACGGCGAGCCGGTCAGCGCCTGCTGCACCCTGGCGTACGAGGCACGCGACCGCCAGGTGCTTACCATCGAGGGCCTGGCCGACGCCGGCCGGTTGCACGTTTTGCAGGAGGCGTTCATCGAGCATGCGGCGGTGCAGTGCGGGTTCTGCACGTCTGGGATGATCCTGACCTCCCTGGAGCTGCTGCGCGAGGTGCCGGCGCCCGTCCCCGAGCAGGTCCGATCCCATCTGAAGGGCAACCTGTGCCGTTGCACCGGATACCGGCGGATCATCGATGCGGTGGTGGACGCGGGGCGGCGTCTGGCAGCCGAAGGAGCCTCCTCATGA
- a CDS encoding N-acyl homoserine lactonase family protein: MPTRVYLLDNGTLAMDMSFVTWNHGHGKEYRFPVYAVYIEHPQARILLDTGFDKAWVDRVLPFEKPQQEPSQTLPAQLGLIGVKPDDIDIVVNSHLHFDHCSGNRLFPNATFVMTKEELRHAFVPETFERLGYDRDLIDMPGAKMQLLELNGYDYELVPGVTLFDTPGHSYGHLSAVVRLGSRPAMVFVGDVAWTRENLEHRQLMSLHVEPRQLQHSMMKIQNVADRLGGKVYYPHDAVEYSTYLKAPEYYEG; encoded by the coding sequence ATGCCCACGCGCGTTTATCTGCTGGACAACGGTACGCTCGCCATGGACATGTCCTTCGTGACCTGGAACCACGGGCACGGGAAAGAGTACCGGTTCCCCGTTTACGCCGTCTACATCGAGCATCCCCAGGCCCGGATTCTGTTGGACACAGGGTTCGACAAGGCGTGGGTGGATCGGGTGCTGCCATTCGAGAAGCCCCAGCAGGAGCCGTCGCAGACCCTGCCGGCGCAGCTGGGACTGATCGGAGTCAAACCCGACGACATTGACATCGTGGTGAACTCACACCTGCACTTCGACCACTGCTCGGGGAACAGGCTGTTTCCCAACGCCACCTTCGTCATGACCAAGGAAGAGCTGCGCCACGCCTTCGTGCCCGAGACCTTCGAACGACTCGGCTACGACCGCGACCTGATTGATATGCCTGGCGCCAAGATGCAGTTGCTGGAGCTCAACGGCTACGACTACGAGTTGGTTCCCGGCGTGACCCTTTTCGATACGCCGGGCCACTCCTACGGCCACCTGTCGGCGGTGGTGCGACTAGGCAGCCGGCCGGCCATGGTCTTCGTCGGTGACGTGGCCTGGACCCGGGAGAACCTGGAGCACCGGCAACTTATGAGTCTCCACGTGGAGCCACGGCAGCTCCAGCACTCCATGATGAAGATCCAGAACGTCGCCGACCGGCTGGGCGGCAAGGTCTACTACCCACACGATGCCGTGGAATACAGCACGTATCTCAAGGCCCCGGAGTACTACGAAGGGTAG
- a CDS encoding DUF192 domain-containing protein, with translation MKRILWLLVLIVAAGALPSSGGSAPATPAPPGAVPGDGLGTLRIYQDGLRATLQVEIVASVETRSKGLMFRKSLPKDAGMLFVFEVDGRWGFWMKNTLIPLSIGFIDSRWRLLEILDMQVAPDPANGPFTIYEPSAPYRYALEVDQGYFKRKGITPGARLELVPK, from the coding sequence ATGAAACGCATCCTATGGCTGTTGGTCCTCATCGTTGCCGCCGGCGCTCTACCGTCATCCGGAGGCAGCGCGCCGGCCACGCCGGCGCCTCCAGGCGCGGTCCCAGGTGACGGCCTAGGCACGCTCCGCATCTACCAGGACGGCCTCCGGGCAACGCTGCAGGTGGAGATTGTCGCCTCCGTTGAGACGCGGTCCAAGGGCCTGATGTTTCGGAAGTCGCTGCCCAAGGACGCCGGCATGCTGTTCGTGTTCGAGGTGGACGGGCGGTGGGGATTCTGGATGAAGAACACGCTCATCCCGCTTTCGATCGGGTTCATTGACAGCCGGTGGCGCCTGCTGGAGATCTTGGATATGCAGGTCGCGCCCGACCCTGCCAATGGGCCCTTCACGATCTACGAGCCGAGCGCGCCCTACCGCTACGCGCTGGAGGTAGACCAGGGCTACTTCAAGCGCAAGGGCATCACGCCGGGAGCGCGTCTGGAGCTAGTCCCTAAGTAG
- a CDS encoding ABC transporter substrate-binding protein produces MSRRSVVRVAVIAVGVVVLLAAMLSPTAAQQPRRGGILRIAHIGEPFTLDWHWSSGAIVSHILNNLYEGLVAMDSKFQTKPMLAEKVELSVDRLTYTFVLRRGVRFHNNKEMTSDDVRASLERWGRVNFRGRIVFANLHSLTSPDGHTVVMKLKQPYALLLQDLGSFQSPAVIYPKESVEDAGTGPLRQFIGTGPYRLAERIPDRHIRLDRFDGYASRTDEPDGNTGRKHAYLDTIYFIPVPDVAVRIAGVRRGEFQFAEQIPSDQYDMLRGDASLTSYIATLPFWNAAIFNNRQGSMANTKIRQAFQAAIDNEPVMRAAFGPKQFWRLDAAIMPKEHPMYTDAGKEFFNQKNPARARALLAEAGYRGEPIRWMTTTEFPHHAITAQVVKPMLERAGFVVDLQVMDWATLAGRRGRPELWDIFSTQIAFFPDPVFVVPLQHTWPGWWSNRDGMAMMELLRRHTNPQTRLDIWRRLQRTWYQDAGSIKFGDYFEMHLHRRELKGFVENPTHTWWNAWLER; encoded by the coding sequence ATGAGTAGAAGGTCGGTAGTTCGTGTTGCAGTGATTGCCGTTGGTGTTGTGGTCTTGCTGGCCGCCATGCTTAGCCCTACCGCGGCCCAGCAGCCACGCCGTGGAGGCATCCTGCGTATCGCGCACATCGGGGAGCCGTTCACGCTTGACTGGCACTGGTCCAGCGGCGCTATCGTCAGCCACATCCTCAACAACCTCTACGAGGGGCTTGTGGCGATGGATAGCAAGTTCCAGACCAAGCCCATGCTGGCCGAGAAGGTGGAGTTGAGCGTCGATCGCCTGACCTACACCTTTGTCTTGCGGCGCGGCGTGCGGTTCCACAACAACAAGGAGATGACCAGCGACGATGTGCGGGCTTCGCTGGAGCGCTGGGGCCGGGTGAACTTCCGCGGCCGGATCGTCTTTGCCAACCTCCACAGCCTGACCAGCCCCGACGGGCATACCGTGGTGATGAAGCTCAAGCAGCCCTACGCGCTGCTGTTGCAGGACCTGGGTTCGTTCCAGTCACCGGCGGTCATCTACCCCAAGGAGAGCGTGGAGGATGCCGGCACCGGCCCGCTGCGCCAGTTCATCGGCACCGGTCCGTACCGGCTGGCCGAGCGGATCCCCGACCGGCACATCCGCCTCGACCGCTTCGACGGCTACGCCAGCCGCACCGACGAGCCAGACGGCAACACGGGCCGGAAACACGCCTACTTGGACACCATCTACTTCATCCCGGTCCCCGATGTGGCCGTCCGCATCGCTGGGGTGCGCCGTGGGGAGTTCCAGTTCGCCGAGCAGATTCCCAGCGACCAGTACGACATGCTGCGCGGTGACGCCAGCCTGACCTCCTACATCGCCACGCTGCCCTTCTGGAACGCGGCCATCTTCAACAACCGGCAGGGCTCCATGGCAAACACCAAGATCCGCCAGGCCTTCCAGGCCGCCATCGACAACGAGCCGGTCATGCGCGCAGCCTTCGGCCCCAAGCAGTTCTGGCGGCTCGATGCAGCCATCATGCCCAAGGAACACCCCATGTACACCGATGCCGGGAAGGAGTTCTTCAACCAGAAGAACCCAGCGCGGGCCCGCGCGCTGCTGGCCGAGGCCGGCTACCGGGGCGAGCCCATTCGGTGGATGACAACTACCGAGTTCCCCCACCATGCCATCACGGCGCAGGTGGTGAAGCCCATGCTGGAGCGCGCAGGATTTGTGGTGGACCTCCAGGTCATGGACTGGGCGACGCTGGCGGGCCGGCGCGGACGGCCGGAGCTGTGGGACATCTTCAGCACCCAGATAGCCTTTTTCCCCGACCCGGTATTTGTGGTGCCCCTGCAACACACCTGGCCGGGTTGGTGGAGCAACCGTGACGGCATGGCCATGATGGAACTGCTCAGGCGACACACCAACCCGCAGACGCGGCTGGACATCTGGCGCCGCCTCCAGCGCACTTGGTACCAGGATGCCGGGTCCATCAAGTTCGGCGACTACTTCGAGATGCACCTGCACCGCCGCGAGCTCAAGGGGTTTGTGGAGAACCCAACCCACACTTGGTGGAACGCCTGGCTCGAGCGGTAG
- a CDS encoding NAD(P)/FAD-dependent oxidoreductase — translation MNLRNDAGSARSGVGLPAGEPKRRHEPGSMICDVLVVGAGPAGSTAARTCAALGLRTVLLEEHPEVGDPVHCTGKLSAHAFKRFGLLSSLAQNELRGAALHAPDGSVARVRRVSVDSYLVDRAALDRHLAEQASLSGAEVIVGARARTVVRNGGLRVEVERGRTRLVITTPLVIDAEGATPVLPPQLGLAPRRALVHGLQYDLEGAAIEQEDAPDLYFGWNVAPGFFGWFMPTGGGRGRLGVAVDPRWATRAPIHYLEGLRTVHPTASPRLRHAKIVRRLAGRIPILGRRRPTYADGMLVIGDAAGQVKATSGGGIYFAMQAGEIAGRAAARYLGAGAASGTGAASDRGAASDAGEASDRGARGALAGYEREWRAAFGREILFTTIARGALNRLSDRHISTIIRELAGDSGLRRAVEEHGDTQYQSRLLRPVLVSAVRAGLRDLRLAPTVLAALGAAMLSVWSDGGAPSPARTWSAS, via the coding sequence GTGAACCTCCGCAATGATGCAGGTTCGGCGCGCAGCGGCGTAGGCCTGCCGGCAGGAGAGCCCAAACGGCGGCACGAACCCGGCAGCATGATCTGTGATGTTCTGGTTGTCGGGGCCGGGCCCGCGGGTTCTACCGCGGCACGGACCTGCGCCGCGCTCGGCCTGCGCACGGTGCTGCTGGAAGAGCACCCGGAGGTCGGGGATCCGGTTCACTGCACCGGCAAGCTGTCGGCGCACGCGTTCAAACGGTTCGGCCTGCTCTCATCGCTGGCGCAGAACGAGCTGCGGGGCGCAGCGCTCCATGCTCCTGACGGCTCCGTGGCCAGGGTGCGCCGTGTTTCGGTGGACTCCTACCTGGTGGACCGAGCCGCGCTCGACCGGCACCTGGCGGAGCAGGCGTCGCTGTCAGGGGCGGAGGTGATCGTGGGGGCGCGTGCCCGCACCGTGGTACGCAACGGTGGCCTGCGGGTCGAGGTGGAGCGGGGCCGCACGCGGCTCGTCATAACAACTCCTCTGGTCATTGACGCCGAGGGTGCCACCCCGGTCCTGCCTCCACAGCTGGGCCTCGCGCCCCGGAGGGCTCTCGTCCACGGCCTCCAGTACGACCTGGAGGGCGCCGCGATCGAGCAGGAGGACGCGCCCGATCTGTACTTCGGCTGGAACGTCGCCCCGGGTTTCTTTGGCTGGTTTATGCCCACCGGCGGCGGCAGGGGCCGCCTCGGTGTGGCGGTGGATCCACGGTGGGCCACCCGGGCCCCGATTCACTACCTTGAGGGGTTGAGGACGGTGCATCCTACCGCCTCACCGCGTCTGCGGCACGCCAAGATCGTGCGCAGGCTTGCCGGCCGGATCCCCATCCTGGGCCGGCGCCGCCCAACCTACGCCGACGGGATGCTCGTAATCGGCGATGCCGCAGGTCAGGTAAAGGCCACCAGCGGCGGGGGAATCTACTTCGCGATGCAGGCCGGTGAGATCGCCGGCCGGGCCGCGGCCCGCTACCTCGGCGCGGGCGCGGCATCCGGTACGGGTGCGGCGTCCGACAGGGGCGCGGCGTCCGACGCGGGCGAGGCGTCCGACAGGGGCGCCCGGGGGGCGCTGGCGGGATACGAGCGCGAGTGGCGCGCCGCGTTCGGCCGCGAGATTCTGTTCACAACCATCGCCCGGGGGGCGCTCAACCGCCTTTCCGACCGGCACATCAGCACGATCATCCGCGAGCTCGCCGGGGACAGCGGGTTGCGCCGCGCGGTAGAGGAGCACGGCGACACGCAGTACCAGTCGCGCCTGCTGCGGCCCGTGCTCGTCTCGGCGGTCCGCGCGGGTCTGCGCGACCTGCGCCTGGCGCCCACGGTGCTGGCCGCGCTGGGCGCGGCGATGCTTTCGGTGTGGTCCGACGGCGGCGCGCCGTCGCCCGCCCGGACCTGGAGCGCTTCCTAG
- a CDS encoding xanthine dehydrogenase family protein molybdopterin-binding subunit, producing MSAETHVVGTSIRRVDGVEKVTGAARFVGDLVVPEMLYGRVLRSPVPHARIARIDVTAAERMPGVVAVLVGRDLEGTDPFYGHAIKDRPIVALDRVRFAGEPVAAVAATDEAAAAEAVWAITVDYEELPAVPTLETALADGAVRLHEGPLRPGLFHGLGELRREEGNICYHYRSSRGEVERAIAGADLVVEGEYTFPAVYQYAMEPHTVIAAWGVDGLTVWASCQHPYLVRAELAELFGLPQVSVRVIVPYLGGGFGSKSYTKMEPLTAALSRKAGRPVRIANRVDEAMVTTRRHNMRCWMRTAATSDGAVVARQCKIWLDTGAYADNGPRVAATAGDAAPGPYRWQAAEVDAWAVYTNTPPAGSYRAFGATHLIWIGEAQIDALARRAGLDPVEFRHRNLLRPGEEVRPGGKPLDADLVGDVTKVAAAVGWGKPKPPLVGRGVSVGLLAAGANPVSTAAIRLQADGTAVLLVSTTEMGQGARTVFTQIAAEELALRPERIRVMGADTQFTPYDRSTGASRSTTLAGKAVLRAAADVRGQLLDIAAGVWGLPRSALAIRDGAVWHETESLSFPTLIARHFGMPGGEMIGRGEVRPERGTGSYAEGPVFWEVCVGGAEVALDPETGRIHLRRLASVADVGKAINPQLVEAQDEGACLQGVGNALFEEMLFEDGVLVNGSLLEYRVPTTADMPDEYRSIIVENADGPGPYGAKGVGEGALAGVVGAIVTALADLGVEMYDLPLSPERVWRRLRELEAQGTVLLRD from the coding sequence ATGAGCGCCGAGACCCACGTGGTGGGCACCTCGATCCGGCGCGTGGACGGCGTGGAGAAGGTGACCGGTGCGGCGCGGTTCGTGGGCGACTTGGTGGTTCCGGAGATGCTATACGGCCGGGTGCTGCGCAGTCCCGTTCCCCACGCCCGCATCGCGCGGATTGATGTGACCGCGGCCGAGCGAATGCCCGGGGTTGTGGCGGTGCTGGTCGGGCGCGACCTGGAGGGGACCGATCCCTTCTACGGACACGCCATCAAGGACCGGCCCATCGTGGCGCTGGACCGTGTGCGTTTCGCGGGCGAACCGGTGGCCGCCGTCGCTGCCACCGACGAGGCGGCGGCAGCAGAGGCGGTGTGGGCCATCACGGTAGATTATGAGGAGCTGCCCGCGGTGCCCACACTGGAGACGGCGCTGGCCGACGGCGCGGTGCGGCTCCATGAGGGGCCGCTGCGGCCTGGCCTCTTCCACGGCCTGGGCGAGCTGCGGCGCGAGGAAGGCAACATCTGCTATCATTACCGCTCCTCGCGGGGCGAGGTCGAGCGCGCCATCGCTGGTGCCGACCTGGTCGTCGAGGGCGAGTACACTTTCCCGGCTGTCTACCAGTACGCAATGGAACCGCACACCGTCATCGCGGCGTGGGGTGTCGACGGTCTCACTGTCTGGGCCAGCTGCCAGCACCCCTACCTGGTGCGCGCCGAGCTGGCGGAACTGTTCGGGCTGCCACAGGTGTCGGTGCGCGTCATCGTGCCGTACCTGGGCGGCGGTTTCGGTAGCAAGTCGTACACGAAGATGGAGCCCCTGACCGCCGCGCTGTCGCGGAAGGCCGGACGCCCGGTACGCATCGCCAATCGGGTGGACGAGGCCATGGTGACCACGCGGCGGCACAATATGCGCTGCTGGATGCGCACCGCCGCGACGAGCGACGGTGCGGTGGTGGCGCGCCAGTGCAAGATCTGGCTCGACACCGGCGCCTACGCCGACAACGGTCCGCGCGTGGCCGCCACCGCCGGGGATGCAGCGCCCGGGCCCTACCGCTGGCAGGCAGCAGAGGTGGACGCGTGGGCGGTCTACACCAACACACCGCCTGCGGGGTCCTACCGGGCGTTCGGCGCCACGCACCTGATCTGGATCGGCGAGGCGCAGATTGACGCCCTGGCCCGCCGGGCGGGTCTCGACCCGGTGGAGTTCCGCCACCGCAACCTCCTGCGGCCGGGCGAAGAGGTGCGGCCCGGCGGTAAGCCGCTGGACGCGGACCTGGTGGGCGATGTCACCAAGGTCGCGGCTGCGGTCGGCTGGGGCAAGCCGAAGCCGCCGCTGGTGGGCCGAGGCGTGAGCGTGGGCCTGCTGGCCGCCGGCGCGAACCCCGTGTCCACCGCGGCCATCCGGTTGCAGGCCGACGGCACCGCGGTCCTGCTGGTGAGCACCACCGAGATGGGCCAAGGAGCCCGCACGGTATTCACCCAGATCGCCGCCGAGGAGCTCGCCCTGCGGCCCGAACGGATCCGGGTGATGGGCGCGGATACGCAGTTCACGCCCTACGATCGATCCACCGGGGCCAGCCGTTCCACCACTCTTGCGGGTAAGGCCGTGCTGCGGGCGGCGGCAGACGTCCGGGGGCAACTGCTGGACATCGCCGCAGGGGTCTGGGGGCTGCCGCGAAGCGCGCTCGCGATCCGCGACGGCGCGGTCTGGCACGAGACCGAGTCGCTGTCCTTCCCCACCCTCATCGCACGGCACTTCGGGATGCCCGGCGGCGAGATGATCGGTCGGGGCGAGGTGCGGCCCGAGCGCGGGACCGGATCCTACGCCGAGGGGCCGGTCTTCTGGGAGGTGTGCGTGGGCGGGGCCGAGGTGGCACTCGACCCCGAAACCGGACGGATTCACCTCCGGCGGCTGGCCAGCGTGGCCGACGTGGGCAAGGCCATCAACCCACAGTTGGTTGAGGCGCAGGACGAGGGCGCCTGCCTTCAGGGCGTGGGCAACGCGCTGTTCGAGGAGATGCTGTTCGAGGACGGGGTGTTGGTCAACGGATCACTGCTGGAGTATCGGGTGCCCACCACGGCCGACATGCCCGATGAGTACCGGTCCATCATCGTGGAGAACGCCGACGGCCCCGGGCCCTACGGCGCCAAGGGCGTGGGCGAGGGCGCGCTGGCCGGTGTAGTGGGTGCTATCGTAACCGCGCTGGCTGACTTGGGCGTGGAGATGTACGATCTGCCGCTGAGCCCAGAGCGCGTCTGGCGACGGCTAAGGGAGTTGGAGGCGCAAGGGACCGTACTACTTAGGGACTAG
- a CDS encoding class II aldolase/adducin family protein, which yields MRIRRVSGRERKGDRSRNSIRADVAWACRILAMEGHGDLTLGHVSAWTADGAGVYIKRKGLSLDEVTPDDVVVIDLDGRKVEGQGEVHLEAALHTEVYRHRPDVGAVVHTHPPYATAFGAVEGRLLFLSHDALLFPDGVAVFEETSDLVTSAELGRAVATALGSCRALILRNHGVLVVGSDVRWAVMAAVTLERAIRLQAIARILGPTRPIPESEVAALHASKYRDEFIDEYWAYWLRRLRRTGLAMGMPAPRNRQGLRRA from the coding sequence ATGAGGATCCGTAGGGTATCGGGTCGCGAGCGCAAGGGCGATCGCTCAAGGAACAGCATCCGCGCTGACGTGGCGTGGGCCTGCCGGATCCTGGCCATGGAGGGGCATGGGGACCTGACCCTGGGTCACGTCAGCGCCTGGACCGCCGACGGCGCGGGCGTGTACATCAAGCGCAAGGGGCTGAGTCTGGACGAGGTAACCCCCGACGACGTCGTGGTCATTGATCTCGACGGGCGGAAAGTCGAGGGTCAGGGTGAGGTCCACCTGGAGGCGGCGCTGCACACCGAGGTGTACAGGCACCGGCCTGATGTGGGCGCGGTGGTCCACACCCACCCGCCCTACGCAACGGCCTTCGGGGCCGTGGAGGGGCGCCTGCTCTTCCTTTCCCACGACGCGCTGCTGTTCCCCGATGGTGTGGCCGTCTTCGAGGAGACCTCCGACCTGGTCACCTCCGCGGAGCTTGGCCGCGCGGTGGCCACGGCCCTTGGCAGCTGCCGCGCCCTGATCCTGCGCAACCACGGTGTGCTGGTGGTCGGCAGCGATGTCCGGTGGGCGGTGATGGCGGCCGTGACCCTAGAGCGGGCCATCCGCCTGCAGGCCATCGCCCGCATCCTGGGCCCGACCCGGCCCATTCCCGAGTCGGAGGTTGCTGCACTGCACGCCTCCAAGTACAGGGACGAGTTCATAGATGAGTACTGGGCCTACTGGCTGCGACGGCTGCGCCGGACGGGCCTGGCGATGGGGATGCCGGCCCCGCGGAATCGCCAGGGCCTGCGGAGGGCCTGA
- a CDS encoding FAD binding domain-containing protein, whose protein sequence is MLRPFEIHEPATVTAASRLLAYYGDEAAVYAGGTELLPVMKEGLAHYPHLVNIKTIAGLESIAFHQGILRIGALATHRQIERSPVVRERLPLLGQVACGVANLRVRIAGTLGGNLCFAEPHSDPAAVLVASGATLVLARDAEERRVSAEAFFTGILQTVRLPDEILTGVEVPDPGPGVGAAYHRFALHERPIAGVAAVLAVHEGIITRACLVVGSVGPIPARIAEAEAGLIGQAPAGSVLSAAAEAAGRHADVLEDLYGSVDYKRHIVAVMARRALKEAAARGHVEAT, encoded by the coding sequence ATGCTGCGGCCGTTCGAGATCCACGAGCCCGCAACCGTGACGGCGGCCAGCCGGCTGCTGGCCTACTACGGTGACGAGGCCGCCGTGTACGCCGGCGGGACCGAGCTGCTGCCGGTTATGAAGGAGGGGCTGGCCCACTACCCGCACCTGGTGAACATCAAGACGATTGCCGGGCTCGAGAGCATCGCCTTCCACCAGGGGATCCTGCGTATCGGCGCGCTGGCCACGCACCGGCAGATCGAACGATCGCCGGTGGTCCGGGAACGGTTGCCGCTACTGGGCCAGGTGGCGTGTGGGGTTGCGAACCTGAGGGTCCGGATTGCCGGCACGCTGGGTGGCAACCTATGCTTCGCCGAGCCCCACAGCGACCCGGCAGCGGTGCTGGTGGCCAGCGGGGCGACCCTGGTGCTGGCTCGTGACGCCGAGGAGCGGCGGGTGTCCGCGGAGGCGTTCTTCACCGGGATCCTCCAGACAGTGCGACTGCCCGACGAGATCCTGACCGGCGTGGAGGTCCCGGACCCGGGTCCAGGGGTCGGCGCGGCCTACCACCGATTCGCCCTCCACGAGCGGCCCATCGCCGGGGTCGCCGCGGTCCTGGCGGTTCACGAGGGGATCATCACCAGGGCATGTTTGGTGGTGGGCAGCGTGGGGCCGATTCCGGCGCGAATCGCCGAGGCCGAGGCGGGGCTGATCGGGCAGGCCCCGGCAGGCTCGGTGTTGAGCGCGGCCGCAGAGGCCGCCGGGCGGCATGCCGATGTCCTCGAGGACCTCTATGGGTCGGTTGATTACAAGAGGCACATCGTGGCGGTGATGGCGCGCCGCGCCCTCAAAGAGGCCGCGGCGCGCGGCCACGTGGAGGCGACCTGA